In Candidatus Contubernalis alkalaceticus, the genomic window CACTACTGTCTGTCGTCAGCTTACGGATCCTTTATCATGTTAAAGCCGGAAAATTTACGAATTATAATAGCTTTTTCATCAATTACCAATGTTTGAGGAAATCTCTTTCTGCTTAAAACTACCATCACTATAGCATTGGATTAATTGTCTACTCTGTCCCGGCTCAAACCTCTACCCTCTCTAAGTATAAACTTTTTGGTTGAGTTGTAGGTTAGATAAAAAAATACCAGCATGCCGCAAGAACAAGAGTTCGATATATCCATATTATAATGGTAATGGAATAAGATGTCAATACCCATTATTCTTTTTTTGTTATTATTTTACTCCTCTGGCAAGGAAATTTGTTCATGCTGCTGGTAAATCACCCTGCGGGGGTAAGGAATCTCGATGTTTTCCCGGTCAAAAAATTCCTTTATGGTCTTTCTCATTTCTCTTTCTATATTCCACTGCTGCAGCGGCTCGGTATAAGCAATCACTCTAAAGGTCACACCGGAGTCCGCTAAATCAACCACTCCTAACACCATAGGCCCTTGCTTTATCTCGCTAAAGCGCCCGGCCATATCATCGCTTACCCGTTTCAATACCTGTTCAACCCTCTCCAGGTCTTCCTCATAGGCAACGTCTACATCCACCATAGCTCTCATATTTCCACTGCTGTGATTTGTAACTACTTCAATCTTGCCATTGGGAATGATGTGCTGTTCCCCGGAGAAATCCCGAAGACGGGTGGTTCGAAGTTCGATTTCCTCCACTACCCCCGAGTAATTACCTGCAGTAATATAATCCCCTACGGTATACTGTCCTTCAACAATAAGAAAAAAACCGGTTATAATATCCATAATTAAATTCTGGGCTCCAAAGCCCACCGCCAGGCCCAAGATTCCTGCGCTGGCCAGGATAGGGGTATAGTCTATGTCCAATTCCCGGAGGGTCATAATAACAAATATAAAAAAAATAAAATAGCGAAATACACTCTTAGTTAGTGTTTTTAAGGTCTTTAGTTTTCCTGAAGACAGAGTAAATTTGCCTTCTCTTTCCTTAAATAGCTTTTCTATAGCAACATACCCTAACCGCAGAGCAAAATATGACATTATAGCAATAATCAAGATTTTAATCAAGGTGATGGACGCGGAAATAATTTCTTGATCTAAATTAAAGTATTTCTGGATAGTTTGTACATATGGCTCCATTTGACTGGTTTAAAAATCTATTGATAGATATAATAGATTAATAACCAGTTTTTTCACCTCCTGTTTTCTTTTTGACTTATTATTCTCTACCCCGATGGTTTTATTATACCTGATACAAATAACAGCGCCGGGCCTTTTCAGTCCCGACGCTGTTATTTTGCAAAAGGATAGATTCTTTCCTTATTCTATTTTCCCTAAAGCTTCAATAATTTCTGCCAAAACTGCTTTCATATCCTGGTTGCCATTAATATTTAGAATGACACCCTTCTTTGTATAGTATTCAATTAAAGGAGCAGTTTGGGAATGATATATTTCCAAACGTTCTTTGGCTGTCTCTACCGTATCGTCATCCCTCTGATATAGTTCTCCTCCACAGCTGTCACAAACATTTCTTACCTTTGGAGCTTTAAACTTAACATGGAAGCTTGCGCCGCAACCTTTGCACATTCTCCGTCCAGTCAACCTGTCCACTAATTCTTCGTCAGGAACATCAATGTTAATGACTCCGTCTATTTTAATGCTCATATGCTCCACAACTTTGTCTAAAGCTTCTGCCTGGTTAGCATTCCGAGGAAAACCATCCAAAAGAAAACCTTTTACACAGTCAGACTTACGGAGCCTCTCGGTTACCACGCCTACTACAATTTCATCTGGTACCAGCTGTCCACTATCCATATAACCCTTGGCTTTTAAACCCATTTCAGTCCCTTCCCTCAGGGCTGCCCTGAATATGTCGCCGGTTGAAATATGGGGTATGTTATATTTTTGTACAATTCCTTCTGCCTGTGTTCCTTTTCCTGCTCCCGGTGGTCCTAATAAAATTAAACGCATTACAAAATCCCTCCCAATTTTTTCTGTAAGTTTATTAACAGAATTTTCATAAATTAAGTTCTCCGTATGCATTTGAAAATCCTGCTATTCCAAAAAAATATATTAAATCCTCCAAAATATGTATTGAAAAAAATTTGAAATTTTTAGCACATACGAAGTGCTAAGATCCTCCATAAGGAAAAAATCAGATACCTCCAACAGGGGACTTACCAGAAATATAATAACTGACAGTACAAATAAATTTTTGAAAAACCCCATAAAAAGCCCCGTCAAAGACTTAGTTCCTGCCAATAGTTTTTCTTGCTTTTTTAAAACCCACGCACCCTCCACCAGTTTAAAAAGAGCAATAATGATAGTTAAAGCAGCCGCAAAGCATAATATTTGAACCAGAACTTCCGCAACCCAGGAGTAGAGGAACTCAGCCGGGCCGCTGCCCTGATATATGAATTTTTCTCCTTCCCGGTAAAAATATTCCAACATGCTCACTTTTACCGGGGGGTTTACAGGCATATACTGTATAAATACAGGGAGGGCATCATCCACTGCCGGCACCGTGGTAACCCTTAGGGATAAATCCATATTTTTAGATAATACCTGTGTTATCAAAGGATTCAAGCCATACTGCTGGTTTACAAATACAGCAGCGGGCCCTTT contains:
- a CDS encoding mechanosensitive ion channel family protein, which codes for MEPYVQTIQKYFNLDQEIISASITLIKILIIAIMSYFALRLGYVAIEKLFKEREGKFTLSSGKLKTLKTLTKSVFRYFIFFIFVIMTLRELDIDYTPILASAGILGLAVGFGAQNLIMDIITGFFLIVEGQYTVGDYITAGNYSGVVEEIELRTTRLRDFSGEQHIIPNGKIEVVTNHSSGNMRAMVDVDVAYEEDLERVEQVLKRVSDDMAGRFSEIKQGPMVLGVVDLADSGVTFRVIAYTEPLQQWNIEREMRKTIKEFFDRENIEIPYPRRVIYQQHEQISLPEE
- a CDS encoding adenylate kinase, whose amino-acid sequence is MRLILLGPPGAGKGTQAEGIVQKYNIPHISTGDIFRAALREGTEMGLKAKGYMDSGQLVPDEIVVGVVTERLRKSDCVKGFLLDGFPRNANQAEALDKVVEHMSIKIDGVINIDVPDEELVDRLTGRRMCKGCGASFHVKFKAPKVRNVCDSCGGELYQRDDDTVETAKERLEIYHSQTAPLIEYYTKKGVILNINGNQDMKAVLAEIIEALGKIE
- a CDS encoding CvpA family protein, with the translated sequence MPVNWFDIAVLGFLTWGAVNGYFRGLTLSLINVLFWLFSMALAFYAKGPAAVFVNQQYGLNPLITQVLSKNMDLSLRVTTVPAVDDALPVFIQYMPVNPPVKVSMLEYFYREGEKFIYQGSGPAEFLYSWVAEVLVQILCFAAALTIIIALFKLVEGAWVLKKQEKLLAGTKSLTGLFMGFFKNLFVLSVIIFLVSPLLEVSDFFLMEDLSTSYVLKISNFFQYIFWRI